The following are from one region of the Nicotiana tabacum cultivar K326 chromosome 3, ASM71507v2, whole genome shotgun sequence genome:
- the LOC107788657 gene encoding uncharacterized protein LOC107788657 isoform X3: MDASSTEASVTKSAELLLNRKRKRARKKANRKERQQRLDQMLQNLEAPRNEESSIEDMTSLENSSTQLLPLGHLEIQTESATTLLEKSAGRKKRRKKRSVMKAMNQKGEPCSMVQTDVPSNPSLSDSKHGEVENGLLNPNISTHDSASSERKVTETLGMTDVNLSLSAPSSDLVNEQDEPELLPLGHLEIQTESATTLLEKSAGKKKRRKKRSVMKAMNQKGEPCSMVQTDVPSNPSLSDSKHGEVENGLLNPNISTHDFVSSERKVTEALGMTDVNLSLSAPSSDLVNEQDEPELPNCDDIALSSNVLNILTDNFPANISDRGLDSLTGVQKKEANTVAQEKNHDSCAERAKKDNAKVANDAIEEVSLFEAGRISVESCSERTQLTDKSELIMHFHSAPIRPGDFRMIGGPRMRRKLLILDVNGLLADVVNPPPKNCNPDACFSRRAIFKRPYCDEFLKFCFERFDVGIWSSRSKKIIVKVVDYLLGNMKHKLLFCWELERGT; the protein is encoded by the exons ATGGACGCAAGTTCAACTGAAGCTTCTGTTACGAAGAGTGCAGAATTGTTAttaaacaggaaaagaaaaagggcGAGGAAGAAGGCTAACAGAAAAGAAAGACAGCAAAGGTTGGATCAAATGCTGCAAAATCTGGAGGCTCCTAGAAATGAAGAAAGTTCCATTGAAGACATGACTAGTCTAGAGAATTCTAGCACACAATTGCTTCCTCTAGGACATCTAGAAATACAAACGGAATCGGCCACAACTCTTTTGGAAAAGAGTGCTGGTAGGAAAAAGAGACGGAAGAAGAGAAGTGTGATGAAGGCGATGAACCAAAAGGGTGAGCCATGTAGCATGGTTCAGACCGATGTTCCCTCAAATCCAAGCCTGTCGGATAGTAAGCATGGAGAAGTAGAAAATGGCCTACTCAATCCAAACATTTCAACTCATGACTCTGCATCTTCCGAGAGGAAAGTAACTGAGACATTGGGTATGACTGATGTAAACTTATCTCTTTCTGCTCCTTCATCTGATTTAGTGAATGAACAGGACGAGCCAGAATTGCTTCCTCTAGGACATCTAGAAATACAAACGGAATCGGCCACAACTCTTTTGGAAAAGAGTGCTGGTAAGAAAAAGAGACGGAAGAAGAGAAGTGTGATGAAGGCGATGAACCAAAAGGGTGAGCCATGTAGCATGGTTCAGACCGATGTTCCCTCAAATCCAAGCCTGTCGGATAGTAAGCATGGAGAAGTAGAAAATGGCCTACTCAATCCAAACATTTCAACTCATGACTTTGTATCTTCCGAGAGGAAAGTAACTGAGGCATTGGGTATGACTGATGTAAACTTATCTCTTTCTGCTCCTTCATCTGATTTAGTGAATGAACAGGACGAGCCAGAATTGCCTAACTGTGATGATATTGCGTTATCATCAAATGTACTGAACATTTTAACTGACAATTTTCCTGCTAATATATCAGATAGGGGACTTGACTCTCTGACGGGAGTCCAGAAAAAGGAAGCGAACACAGTTGCTCAAGAAAAGAATCATGATTCTTGTGCTGAGCGAGCTAAAAAAGATAATGCTAAGGTTGCAAATGATGCAATTGAAGAAGTTTCATTATTTGAAGCTGGAAGAATTTCGGTGGAAAGCTGTAGTGAAAGGACTCAACTCACAGACAAATCAGAGTTAATCATGCATTTTCATTCAGCTCCCATTAGGCCAGGTGATTTCCGCATGATTGGAGGTCCTCGTATGAGGAGAAAACTTCTCATCCTCGATGTTAATGGGCTACTTGCAGATGTAGTCAATCCACCGCCAAAGAATTGTAATCCTGATGCATGTTTCTCAAGACGGGCAA TATTCAAGAGACCCTACTGTGATGAATTTCTGAAATTTTGCTTTGAAAGATTTGACGTGGGCATCTGGTCTTCTAGATCCAA GAAGATCATTGTGAAAGTGGTGGATTATTTGTTGGGAAACATGAAGCATAAGTTGTTATTTTGTTGG GAATTGGAAAGAGGGACATAA
- the LOC107788656 gene encoding uncharacterized protein LOC107788656 → MSTVVPTSEEDPALSVVRFTAQLSWADAGPEVAEPQVNRLCVETQECMIEGRWLDLASLMLTSADLVFSKASEKDLECIFTIICNLVKKPESLDQVHEMAELISTKLSQQPNDKPALRIKLLFNLYNLLENPYSLFFVYMKALNLAISGKVTEHVLPSFKKIDSFLKEWNLGIKDQRELFLKISNILKEVKGSAKESFKFLTKYLETFSVEDAYAMNDAKEEALRAIIEFVKAPNMIQCGLLDMPAIVQLAKDAKYALVYQLLKIFLAGRLNDYLDFQEANSELLKTYGLLHEDCIAKMRLLTLVALGMTESSQIPYSMIRDTLQIDDTEVEYWVVKAISAKLLDCKIDQMNQAIIVSRCIERVFGTDQWQLLRTQLATWRGNISGVISTIHANRITEDTTQTMQGLAIR, encoded by the exons ATGAGCACTGTCGTACCTACTTCAGAGGAAGATCCTGCTCTTTCCGTTGTTCGGTTCACCGCTCAGTTGTCCTGGGCTGACGCTGGCCCAGAG GTTGCGGAGCCTCAGGTGAATAGATTGTGCGTCGAGACACAGGAATGCATGATTGAAGGAAGGTGGTTGGATTTGGCTTCGTTGATGCTCACTTCTGCAGATTTGGTTTTTTCGAAAGCTTCCGAGAAAG ATCTCGAGTGCATTTTCACTATAATCTGCAACCTTGTCAAGAAGCCGGAGAGTTTGGACCAAGTTCATGAGATGGCagagctcatatcaactaaacTCTCTCAACAACCAAATGATAAGCCTGCATTGCGCATAAAACT CTTGTTCAATCTCTACAACCTGTTGGAGAATCCTTATAGCCTTTTCTTTGTATACATGAAGGCCCTTAATTTGGCCATTAGTGGAAAGGTCACTGAACATGTCTTGCCATCTTTCAAAAAGATAGATAGCTTCTTGAAAGAATGGAACCTTGGAATCAAGGATCAGAGGGAGCTCTTTCTTAAGATCTCAAACATTCTGAAAGAAGTTAAAGG CTCTGCAAAAGAGTCTTTCAAGTTTCTGACAAAGTATTTGGAAACTTTCTCGGTTGAAGATGCTTATGCCATGAATGATGCAAAGGAAGAAGCTCTTCGTGCAATTATTGAATTTGTCAAGGCACCTAACATGATTCAG TGTGGCTTGCTAGATATGCCTGCTATAGTCCAATTGGCGAAAGATGCTAAATATGCTCTAGTGTATCAGCTTCTGAAGATCTTTCTCGCTGGGAGGCTTAATGATTACTTGGATTTCCAGGAGGCAAATTCTGAATTATTAAAAACCTATG GACTTCTCCATGAAGATTGTATAGCAAAGATGAGATTATTGACGTTGGTAGCTCTTGGAATGACTGAATCCAGTCAAATTCCTTATTCCATGATCAGAGACACATTGCAG ATTGATGATACTGAGGTAGAATATTGGGTTGTTAAGGCAATTTCAGCTAAGTTGCTTGACTGCAAGATAGATCAAATGAACCAAGCAATAATTGTGAG CCGATGTATAGAGCGTGTATTTGGGACAGACCAGTGGCAATTACTTCGAACGCAGCTTGCAACCTGGAGG GGAAATATTTCAGGGGTTATTAGTACAATTCATGCTAACAGGATAACTGAAGATACCACACAAACAATGCAAGGATTAGCGATCCGCTGA